The following proteins come from a genomic window of Sphingobium cloacae:
- a CDS encoding addiction module antidote protein yields MTIELSRFDAAQYLTEPEDQAELLADAVATGDAQIIAKAIGIVARAHGMVELSKETGLNRQQLYRALGPEGNPTLATMLKVLPALGLRMRIEAAA; encoded by the coding sequence ATGACTATCGAACTCAGCCGCTTCGACGCGGCTCAATATCTGACCGAACCGGAGGACCAGGCCGAACTGCTGGCCGATGCCGTCGCGACCGGCGATGCCCAGATCATCGCCAAGGCTATCGGCATCGTCGCCCGCGCGCATGGCATGGTGGAACTGTCCAAGGAAACCGGCCTCAACCGGCAGCAGCTTTATCGCGCGCTGGGGCCGGAAGGCAATCCGACGCTGGCGACCATGCTGAAGGTGCTGCCCGCGCTTGGCCTGCGGATGCGGATAGAGGCGGCGGCCTGA
- a CDS encoding type II toxin-antitoxin system RelE/ParE family toxin: METQQTPAFADWFDGLRDRKAKSKIAGRIARFELGLMGDVKSVGDGVSEARIDFGPGYRLYFTRRGNRLIVLLVGGDKSTQQRDIARAKDMAAQIP, encoded by the coding sequence ATGGAAACGCAGCAAACCCCCGCTTTCGCCGACTGGTTCGACGGCCTTCGCGACCGCAAGGCCAAGTCGAAGATCGCGGGGCGCATCGCCCGCTTCGAACTCGGCCTGATGGGCGACGTGAAATCGGTGGGCGATGGCGTTTCGGAAGCGCGTATCGACTTCGGCCCCGGATACCGCCTCTATTTCACCCGCCGGGGCAACAGGCTGATCGTCCTGCTGGTGGGCGGCGACAAGTCCACCCAGCAGCGGGACATAGCAAGGGCAAAGGACATGGCGGCCCAGATACCCTGA
- a CDS encoding queuosine precursor transporter, translating into MSDGIRKIDAAALGQRPLRYFDFFMAAFVAILLLSNLIGAAKLSSLGGVTFGAGILFFPLGYVIGDVLTEVYGYARARRCVWAGFGAMLFMALMSWVVVALPPAQGWPDQQAYEAVFGSTWRIVFASLAAFWAGELANSFVLAKMKVWTRGRHLWTRTIGSTVVGQGVDSLLFYPLAFYGHWSTDQVLTVMVTNWAMKVTWEAVLTPVTYLAVNTLKRREGLDVYDEGTDFTPFRTRL; encoded by the coding sequence ATGAGCGACGGGATCAGGAAAATCGACGCGGCGGCGCTGGGCCAGCGGCCGCTGCGCTATTTCGATTTCTTCATGGCGGCCTTCGTCGCGATCCTCCTCCTCTCCAACCTCATCGGCGCGGCCAAGCTGTCGTCGCTGGGCGGCGTCACCTTCGGCGCGGGCATCCTCTTCTTTCCGCTGGGCTATGTGATCGGCGACGTGCTGACCGAAGTCTATGGCTATGCTCGCGCGCGCCGCTGCGTCTGGGCGGGGTTCGGCGCGATGCTGTTCATGGCGCTGATGAGCTGGGTCGTCGTCGCCCTCCCGCCGGCGCAGGGCTGGCCCGACCAGCAGGCTTATGAAGCCGTGTTCGGCAGCACATGGCGCATCGTCTTCGCCTCGCTCGCCGCTTTCTGGGCAGGCGAACTGGCGAACAGCTTCGTCCTCGCCAAGATGAAGGTCTGGACCAGGGGCAGGCATTTGTGGACCCGCACCATCGGATCGACCGTGGTGGGGCAGGGGGTGGACAGCCTGCTTTTCTACCCGCTCGCCTTCTACGGCCATTGGAGCACGGATCAGGTGCTGACGGTGATGGTCACCAACTGGGCGATGAAGGTCACATGGGAAGCCGTGCTCACCCCCGTCACCTATCTGGCCGTCAACACGCTGAAGCGTCGCGAAGGGCTCGATGTCTATGACGAGGGCACCGACTTCACCCCCTTCCGAACGCGCCTCTAG
- the truA gene encoding tRNA pseudouridine(38-40) synthase TruA, with the protein MTRFAFTVEFDGRPFMGWQRQAHGPSVQQTIEEAILAVTGERAVIHAAGRTDAGVHGLAMRCHADVAKDIMPFRLMEALNARMRPHPVAVLACEAVAEDWHARFSCVGRSYVYRIANRRAPLTWERGLAWRVIQPLDEVAMREAARILLGRHDFTTFRSVHCQAGSPVKTLDRLDVERDGDRIAIHAAARSFLHHQVRSMVGCLAMVGMGRWRVGDLRDALEARDRAALGLNAPPDGLYFVRADYP; encoded by the coding sequence ATGACCCGCTTCGCCTTCACCGTGGAGTTTGATGGGCGGCCCTTCATGGGGTGGCAGCGGCAGGCGCATGGGCCGAGCGTGCAGCAGACGATCGAGGAGGCGATCCTTGCGGTGACGGGGGAGCGGGCCGTGATCCATGCGGCGGGGCGGACCGATGCGGGCGTGCATGGGCTGGCGATGCGGTGCCATGCCGATGTCGCGAAGGACATCATGCCCTTTCGGCTGATGGAAGCCTTGAATGCGCGGATGCGGCCTCATCCGGTGGCGGTGCTGGCGTGCGAGGCGGTGGCGGAGGATTGGCATGCGCGCTTTTCCTGCGTGGGGCGGTCCTATGTCTATCGGATCGCCAACCGGCGGGCGCCGCTGACATGGGAGCGCGGGCTGGCCTGGCGGGTGATCCAGCCCTTGGATGAAGTCGCGATGCGGGAGGCGGCGCGGATTCTGTTGGGGCGGCATGACTTCACGACGTTCCGGTCGGTCCATTGCCAGGCGGGGAGTCCGGTCAAGACGCTGGACCGGCTGGATGTCGAGCGCGACGGCGACCGGATCGCGATCCATGCGGCGGCGCGGTCCTTCCTGCATCATCAGGTGCGATCGATGGTGGGGTGCCTGGCCATGGTGGGCATGGGGCGGTGGCGCGTGGGCGACCTGCGCGACGCGCTGGAGGCGCGGGACCGGGCGGCGCTGGGACTCAATGCACCGCCGGACGGGTTGTATTTCGTGCGGGCGGATTATCCCTAG
- the fmt gene encoding methionyl-tRNA formyltransferase, whose amino-acid sequence MRIVYMGTPNFAVPALDALRQAGHDIVAVYSQPPRPAGRGKALRPSPVHSRAEALEIEVRTPASLKDAAVQEAFSALDADVAVVAAYGLILPKAVLAAPRFGCLNIHASLLPRWRGAAPIQRAILAGDNLSGVTIMDMEAGLDTGPMRAKHVTPIEDKTAGELTDELALAGGELMVEVLDDLSLHPPVAQPEEGITYAAKIDKAEARIDFSQDAHRVERQVRAFNPFPGAYFEYRGERFRVLAAQVEEHDGAAGELLDHSLLIGCGHGAIRPTLIQRAGKGAMSAGELLRGFDMPAGERIAPPGA is encoded by the coding sequence ATGCGTATCGTCTATATGGGCACTCCCAATTTCGCGGTTCCGGCGCTGGATGCGCTGCGGCAGGCGGGGCATGACATCGTCGCGGTCTATAGCCAGCCGCCGCGTCCCGCCGGACGGGGCAAGGCCCTGCGCCCCTCCCCCGTGCACAGCCGCGCCGAGGCGTTGGAGATCGAGGTGCGGACGCCGGCGAGCCTGAAGGATGCGGCGGTGCAGGAGGCTTTCTCGGCGCTCGACGCCGATGTGGCGGTGGTGGCGGCCTATGGGCTGATATTGCCCAAGGCGGTGCTGGCGGCGCCGCGTTTCGGATGCCTCAATATCCATGCCTCGCTGCTGCCGCGCTGGCGGGGGGCGGCGCCGATCCAGCGGGCGATATTGGCGGGCGACAATCTGAGCGGCGTTACCATCATGGACATGGAGGCGGGGCTGGATACCGGGCCGATGCGCGCCAAGCATGTGACGCCGATCGAGGACAAGACCGCCGGGGAATTGACTGACGAACTGGCGCTGGCGGGCGGGGAATTGATGGTGGAGGTGCTGGACGACCTGTCGCTGCATCCACCGGTGGCCCAGCCGGAAGAGGGCATCACCTATGCGGCGAAGATCGACAAGGCGGAGGCACGGATCGACTTTTCGCAGGACGCACATCGGGTCGAGCGGCAGGTGCGGGCGTTCAATCCCTTTCCAGGGGCATATTTCGAATATCGCGGGGAGCGGTTCCGGGTGCTGGCGGCACAGGTGGAGGAGCATGACGGGGCGGCTGGCGAACTGCTGGACCACAGCCTGCTGATCGGCTGCGGCCATGGCGCGATCCGGCCGACGCTGATCCAGCGGGCGGGCAAGGGCGCGATGTCGGCGGGAGAATTGCTGCGCGGGTTCGACATGCCCGCGGGCGAACGGATTGCTCCCCCGGGCGCATGA
- the lptG gene encoding LPS export ABC transporter permease LptG — MMFDFFPSRQISLYMARLFFTRTLAVLAMLVVVLQMLDLLGESGDILAYAGNGDAQLWHYVGLRAPQIIARFLPFSVLLGTLIMLATLNQNSEIISMKAAGLSAHQILAPLIASALGVALISYAFNERVVARSTAALSAWQAVDYGPIPQDSGVKANPWVLDGNNLVNAAIVAGRGTATQLRNVHIYNRLGNSLTTIVRAPKGRYDARAKDWVLEGAQQFDVARGTVQELGTVHFGRDIRPEQFTLAKVDPDALTFTELRSAIADLHDAGRPTAELEGSLWHKLSGPLSAILMPILGSVAAFGLARSGQLFIRAVMGMALGFAYFVADNFSLAMGNLGAYPPFLAAWAPFLLFLLVGETVLFRTEE, encoded by the coding sequence GTGATGTTCGATTTCTTCCCGTCGCGCCAGATCAGCCTCTACATGGCGCGGCTGTTCTTCACCCGCACCCTCGCCGTGCTGGCGATGCTGGTGGTGGTGCTCCAGATGCTCGACCTGCTGGGCGAATCGGGCGACATCCTCGCCTATGCGGGCAATGGCGACGCGCAGCTCTGGCATTATGTCGGCCTGCGCGCGCCGCAGATCATTGCCCGATTCCTGCCATTTTCCGTGCTGCTGGGCACGCTCATCATGCTGGCGACGCTCAACCAGAACAGCGAGATCATCTCGATGAAGGCCGCGGGCCTGTCCGCGCACCAGATCCTGGCGCCGCTGATCGCGTCGGCGCTGGGCGTGGCGCTCATCAGCTATGCCTTCAACGAACGGGTGGTGGCGCGCTCGACGGCGGCGCTCAGTGCGTGGCAGGCCGTCGATTACGGCCCGATCCCGCAGGATAGCGGAGTGAAGGCCAACCCCTGGGTGCTGGACGGCAACAACCTCGTCAACGCGGCCATCGTGGCGGGACGGGGAACGGCGACGCAACTGCGCAACGTCCATATCTACAACCGGCTGGGCAACAGCCTGACGACCATCGTGCGCGCGCCCAAGGGACGTTATGACGCGCGCGCGAAGGATTGGGTGCTGGAAGGCGCGCAGCAGTTCGACGTGGCGCGGGGCACGGTGCAGGAACTGGGCACGGTCCATTTCGGCCGCGACATCCGGCCCGAGCAGTTCACGCTGGCCAAGGTCGATCCCGACGCGCTGACCTTCACCGAATTGCGCTCGGCCATCGCGGACCTGCACGATGCGGGGCGGCCCACGGCGGAACTGGAGGGTAGTTTGTGGCACAAGCTGTCGGGGCCGCTTTCCGCCATATTGATGCCGATATTGGGGTCCGTGGCGGCATTCGGGCTGGCGCGTTCGGGGCAGTTGTTCATCCGCGCGGTCATGGGCATGGCGCTGGGCTTCGCCTATTTCGTGGCGGATAATTTCTCGCTCGCCATGGGGAATCTGGGAGCCTATCCGCCCTTCCTCGCGGCATGGGCGCCGTTCCTGCTGTTCCTGCTGGTGGGCGAGACGGTGTTGTTCCGGACCGAGGAATAG
- a CDS encoding LptF/LptG family permease has translation MLGTLVVAAMLLVLDKMLSLFDFVAAEGGPVSVVWRMLANMLPEYLSLGIPIGLMLGILLAFRKLAQTSELDVMRAVGLSYGRLLRVPYLFAMGMAVLNLGIVGFVQPLSRHAYEALRFELRSGALGASIKVGEFTSLGKRMTMRIERSLDEGRNLQGIFVRAEGKNGQSLAVTAAQGSFLATDDPDTIIFRLRDGVLVNNAPQYKTPRILSFSSHDLPIDLPQIESFRGRDVDREKTIIELVQIAHDPATPQKLRNEVRANFHFRVVEVVMMMLLPLAALAFAIPPKRSTSALGVFLSIVFIVTYHKINQYGESVGALGRVDPIIALWGPFLLTAALIFWMYHVIAHRPGGQPIGALEFAFAKIGKKLRSILPTGTRRNGGSTSQDAEAEGAA, from the coding sequence ATGCTGGGCACGCTGGTCGTGGCCGCCATGCTGCTGGTGCTGGACAAGATGCTGAGCCTGTTCGACTTCGTCGCGGCGGAAGGCGGGCCGGTCAGCGTCGTGTGGCGGATGCTGGCCAACATGCTGCCGGAATATCTTTCGCTCGGCATTCCGATCGGGTTGATGCTGGGGATATTGCTGGCTTTCCGCAAGCTGGCGCAGACATCGGAACTGGACGTGATGCGGGCGGTGGGCCTGTCCTACGGGCGGCTGCTGCGGGTGCCCTATCTGTTCGCGATGGGCATGGCGGTGCTGAACCTGGGCATCGTCGGCTTCGTCCAGCCGCTGTCGCGCCATGCCTATGAGGCGCTGCGGTTCGAGTTGCGCTCGGGCGCTCTGGGCGCGTCGATCAAGGTCGGCGAGTTCACGAGCCTGGGCAAGCGCATGACCATGCGGATCGAGCGCAGCCTGGACGAAGGGCGCAACCTCCAGGGCATATTCGTGCGGGCCGAAGGGAAGAACGGGCAATCGCTGGCGGTGACGGCGGCGCAGGGCAGCTTCCTGGCGACGGACGATCCGGACACCATCATCTTCCGCCTGCGCGACGGCGTGCTGGTCAACAATGCGCCCCAATATAAGACGCCGCGAATCCTCTCCTTCTCCAGCCACGACCTGCCCATCGACCTGCCCCAGATAGAGAGTTTCCGCGGGCGCGACGTGGACCGGGAAAAGACGATCATCGAACTGGTCCAGATCGCCCATGACCCCGCCACGCCGCAAAAGCTGCGGAACGAGGTACGCGCCAATTTCCATTTCCGCGTGGTGGAGGTGGTGATGATGATGCTCCTGCCGCTCGCCGCGCTGGCCTTCGCGATTCCGCCCAAGCGATCGACTTCGGCGCTGGGCGTGTTCCTCTCCATCGTGTTCATCGTGACCTATCACAAGATCAACCAATATGGCGAAAGCGTCGGGGCGCTGGGCCGGGTCGACCCGATCATCGCATTGTGGGGGCCGTTCCTGTTGACGGCGGCCCTGATCTTCTGGATGTATCATGTGATTGCGCACCGGCCCGGCGGCCAGCCTATCGGCGCGCTGGAATTTGCCTTCGCCAAGATCGGCAAGAAGCTGCGGAGCATCCTGCCGACGGGCACCCGGCGCAACGGCGGGTCCACGTCACAAGACGCAGAAGCGGAGGGAGCGGCGTGA
- a CDS encoding DUF2141 domain-containing protein, producing the protein MLKVVAGLMSVGALFAAAPAWAGHGEIGNDMDLCAASAKGPAVLIDVRGFAAATGNVRLQSYRATRNAWLTKGAWINRIETAAKPSNGAMRFCMPVPEPGRYGIAVRHDRDGNGKTDISRDGGGFSNNPGINIFNLGKPSVDKVAFQAGPGVTRITINLKYM; encoded by the coding sequence ATGTTGAAAGTTGTTGCAGGCCTGATGTCGGTGGGGGCCTTGTTCGCCGCTGCCCCGGCATGGGCCGGACATGGCGAGATCGGAAACGACATGGATTTGTGCGCCGCTTCGGCCAAGGGGCCCGCGGTGCTGATCGACGTGCGCGGCTTTGCCGCCGCGACCGGCAATGTGCGGCTGCAATCCTATCGGGCCACCCGCAATGCGTGGCTGACCAAGGGCGCGTGGATCAATCGCATCGAAACCGCGGCAAAGCCCAGCAACGGCGCCATGCGCTTCTGCATGCCGGTGCCGGAACCGGGCAGATATGGCATCGCCGTGCGCCACGACCGCGACGGAAACGGAAAGACCGACATCTCCCGCGACGGCGGCGGCTTTTCCAACAATCCGGGCATCAACATCTTCAACCTGGGCAAGCCCTCGGTCGACAAGGTGGCCTTCCAGGCCGGCCCGGGCGTGACCCGGATCACGATCAACCTCAAATATATGTGA
- a CDS encoding amidohydrolase, with amino-acid sequence MRHMLTAVLAAVSLPSVASAQTPAPAAATPQQSELGAAIAGDMDGLMTLYRDLHANPELSGQETATAAKLARRLKAMKFDVTEKVGGTGVVAVMKNGSGPVLLIRADMDGLPVTEQTGLPFASKVRAKTAEGTDTGVMHACGHDTHMTAFIETAKLLSTRKDQWKGTLVMILQPAEETGKGARAMLEDGLYNRFPRPTHAIAFHDAANLEAGKIGYTPGYALANVDSIDITVKGVGGHGAYPQTTRDPIVLGARIVTTLQTLISREQDPQDPAVVTVGSFEGGTKHNIIPDEAKLQLTVRSYSDETRAKLIKGIERIARGEAIAAGIPDDRMPAVAVQDEFTPSTYNPPEFAERMAGLLQGHFPQGQVVKTPAVMGGEDFGRYYRADKTIDSFIFWVGGVPADRMTQAAAGQLSLPSLHSPFWAPQADKVVATASEALTVMALDILKRD; translated from the coding sequence ATGCGTCATATGCTGACGGCCGTTCTGGCCGCGGTGAGCCTGCCCTCCGTCGCCAGCGCGCAAACGCCCGCGCCCGCCGCCGCCACGCCGCAACAAAGCGAGCTGGGCGCGGCGATTGCCGGTGACATGGACGGCCTCATGACGCTGTATCGCGACCTCCACGCCAATCCCGAACTGTCGGGGCAGGAAACCGCCACCGCGGCCAAACTCGCCCGCCGCCTCAAGGCGATGAAGTTCGACGTCACCGAAAAGGTCGGCGGCACCGGCGTCGTCGCGGTGATGAAGAACGGCTCCGGCCCGGTGCTGCTGATCCGCGCCGACATGGACGGCCTGCCCGTCACCGAGCAGACCGGCCTCCCCTTCGCGTCGAAGGTCCGCGCGAAGACGGCCGAAGGCACCGACACCGGCGTCATGCACGCCTGCGGCCACGACACGCACATGACCGCCTTCATCGAAACGGCCAAGCTCCTCTCCACCCGCAAGGACCAGTGGAAAGGCACGCTGGTCATGATCCTCCAGCCCGCCGAGGAAACCGGCAAGGGTGCGCGCGCGATGCTGGAGGACGGCCTCTACAACCGCTTCCCGCGCCCGACCCATGCCATCGCCTTCCACGACGCGGCCAATCTGGAAGCGGGGAAGATCGGCTATACGCCTGGCTACGCGCTCGCCAATGTGGACAGCATCGACATCACCGTGAAGGGCGTGGGCGGCCACGGCGCCTATCCGCAGACGACGAGGGACCCCATCGTGCTGGGCGCGCGCATCGTCACCACGCTGCAAACGCTGATCAGCCGCGAGCAGGACCCGCAGGACCCCGCCGTCGTCACCGTGGGCAGCTTCGAGGGCGGGACCAAGCACAATATCATTCCCGACGAGGCGAAGCTGCAACTCACCGTCCGCAGCTATTCCGACGAAACGCGCGCGAAGCTCATCAAGGGCATAGAGCGCATCGCGCGCGGCGAGGCGATCGCGGCGGGCATCCCGGACGACCGGATGCCGGCGGTTGCGGTGCAGGACGAATTTACCCCTTCCACCTACAATCCGCCCGAGTTCGCCGAACGGATGGCCGGCTTGCTGCAAGGTCATTTCCCGCAAGGCCAGGTGGTGAAGACCCCGGCGGTGATGGGCGGCGAGGATTTCGGCCGCTATTACCGGGCGGACAAGACGATCGACAGCTTCATCTTCTGGGTCGGCGGCGTCCCCGCCGACCGGATGACGCAGGCGGCGGCGGGCCAGCTTTCCCTCCCCTCGCTCCACAGCCCCTTCTGGGCCCCGCAAGCCGACAAGGTCGTCGCCACCGCCAGCGAGGCGCTGACCGTGATGGCGCTCGACATATTGAAGCGGGATTGA
- a CDS encoding UrcA family protein gives MMKPATMAGAMACAMLLAPLSFPASAQTTEEIIVTGRYGKVPDSVQSLSQNISYADLDLSTKAGKAELRHRVALTARFLCDRLGEPEVASPPVPSCRDAATKDALERVGTLEAGFAPRGTGWVAPSPWEAPYPAEWTTRYP, from the coding sequence ATGATGAAACCCGCAACGATGGCGGGAGCGATGGCCTGCGCCATGCTTCTGGCCCCCCTGTCATTTCCCGCGTCTGCCCAGACGACGGAGGAAATCATCGTCACCGGGCGTTACGGAAAGGTGCCCGATAGCGTCCAGTCGCTTTCGCAGAATATCAGCTATGCCGATCTCGACCTCAGCACGAAGGCGGGCAAGGCGGAGCTGCGTCATCGTGTCGCGCTGACCGCCCGTTTTCTCTGCGACAGGCTGGGTGAACCGGAAGTGGCCTCACCTCCTGTACCTTCGTGCCGGGATGCGGCCACCAAGGATGCCCTGGAGCGGGTCGGAACGCTGGAAGCAGGGTTCGCGCCGCGGGGAACCGGCTGGGTCGCGCCCTCGCCGTGGGAAGCGCCTTATCCGGCCGAGTGGACCACCCGCTACCCCTGA
- a CDS encoding nucleotidyltransferase domain-containing protein: MNALLLVRALRDPGSVEALGTEPWNALIAMARAERLIGTLALRIGGGRVPDAVRPVLADVRLDAEREARQALWEADRAAAALKPLGIRVVLLKGTAYAAAGLKAGEGRFIGDLDILVPRDSMNEVEKRLMLAGWEWVKSDPYDDSYYRQWMHELPPMIHRERDRMIDVHHTVLPLTARQTPDAGAMVADAVPIADGLYILSAEDRLCHAVAHLLADGDLAGGLRNLWDVHCLLAEADPAALEARAERHGLSRHVRQARRLADALYGERRARLTAWDRVVIARLLARDGWGRETRKGLRFAFYLRSHWLRMPPAMLMRHLFTKWRMGHRPV; encoded by the coding sequence GTGAACGCCCTGCTATTGGTCCGAGCCTTGCGCGATCCGGGCAGCGTGGAGGCGCTGGGGACGGAGCCATGGAATGCGCTGATCGCCATGGCGCGGGCGGAGCGCCTGATCGGCACCCTGGCCTTGCGGATCGGCGGCGGGCGGGTGCCCGATGCGGTGCGGCCGGTGCTGGCCGACGTGCGGCTGGACGCGGAGCGGGAGGCACGGCAGGCGCTGTGGGAAGCGGATCGGGCGGCGGCGGCGTTGAAGCCGTTGGGGATACGGGTCGTGTTGCTCAAGGGCACCGCCTATGCGGCGGCGGGGCTGAAGGCGGGCGAAGGGCGCTTCATCGGCGACCTCGACATATTGGTGCCGCGCGATTCCATGAACGAGGTGGAGAAGCGATTGATGTTGGCGGGGTGGGAGTGGGTGAAGTCCGACCCCTATGACGATTCCTATTATCGCCAGTGGATGCATGAACTGCCGCCGATGATCCACCGGGAGCGGGACCGGATGATCGACGTGCATCATACCGTCCTGCCGCTGACGGCGCGGCAGACGCCGGATGCCGGGGCGATGGTCGCGGACGCCGTTCCCATAGCCGATGGGTTATATATTTTGTCGGCGGAGGACCGGCTGTGCCATGCGGTCGCGCATCTGCTGGCGGACGGCGATCTGGCGGGAGGCTTGCGGAACCTGTGGGACGTGCATTGCCTGCTGGCCGAAGCCGATCCGGCGGCATTGGAGGCGCGGGCGGAGCGGCATGGCCTTTCGCGCCATGTGCGGCAGGCGCGGCGGTTGGCCGATGCGCTCTATGGGGAGAGGCGGGCGCGGCTGACGGCGTGGGACCGGGTCGTCATCGCCCGGTTGCTGGCACGGGACGGTTGGGGGAGGGAGACCCGCAAAGGGCTGCGTTTTGCCTTCTATCTTCGCTCGCACTGGCTGCGGATGCCCCCGGCGATGCTGATGCGGCATCTCTTCACCAAATGGCGCATGGGGCACCGGCCGGTCTAG
- a CDS encoding HprK-related kinase A yields MKHRITLRIGPATFRIGSAWPEPIRLLGQLYADYPAPADAIADFTVRLEPVRFLRRWLRPSIFITGDHGLADAAPMSLAHGLLAAEMGMNLQMALGWRRHLLLHASSVEKDGRILVMTGESGSGKSTLAAQLGERGWRLMGDEFALLDLETGAVLPFPRLVSLKNRAVHVIAAEVPLARMGPLLAGTAKGDIRHLVPRSDAVARMEEGGQPALLLFPRFGHAPAIRPVGQGETFMRLTQASTNYVALGEPAFAALTRFVAQVPALAMDFPSGDEAIAMVERLWEKGR; encoded by the coding sequence ATGAAACATCGCATCACCCTTCGCATCGGTCCCGCGACATTCCGCATCGGGTCGGCCTGGCCGGAGCCGATCCGATTGCTGGGGCAGCTTTATGCGGACTACCCTGCGCCCGCCGACGCCATCGCCGACTTCACCGTCCGGCTGGAGCCGGTCCGCTTTCTGCGCCGCTGGCTGCGTCCGTCCATCTTCATCACCGGCGATCATGGACTGGCCGACGCCGCGCCGATGAGCCTTGCCCATGGCTTGCTGGCGGCGGAAATGGGAATGAACCTGCAAATGGCGCTGGGCTGGCGGCGGCACCTGCTGCTGCATGCGTCCAGCGTGGAGAAGGACGGGCGCATCCTCGTCATGACAGGCGAGTCCGGGTCGGGCAAGTCCACGCTGGCGGCGCAACTGGGCGAGCGTGGCTGGCGGCTGATGGGGGATGAGTTCGCGCTGCTCGATCTGGAGACGGGCGCCGTATTGCCTTTCCCCCGCCTCGTGTCGCTCAAGAACCGGGCTGTCCATGTCATCGCGGCAGAGGTGCCCCTCGCGCGCATGGGGCCGCTGCTCGCGGGCACGGCCAAGGGCGACATCCGCCATCTGGTGCCCCGATCCGATGCCGTGGCACGGATGGAGGAAGGAGGGCAGCCCGCGCTGCTGCTGTTCCCGCGCTTTGGCCATGCGCCCGCCATTCGTCCGGTGGGACAGGGCGAGACGTTCATGCGCCTGACGCAGGCGTCGACCAATTATGTGGCGCTAGGCGAGCCGGCCTTTGCCGCGCTGACCCGATTCGTGGCGCAGGTGCCCGCGCTGGCCATGGACTTCCCCTCCGGCGACGAAGCCATCGCCATGGTCGAGCGCTTGTGGGAGAAGGGCCGGTGA
- a CDS encoding HPr-rel-A system PqqD family peptide chaperone has translation MTVDQQYRREGKGNILSRVLDDMVLLYHRPSGQTHMVISPVPEILEALEDGDPASARDVLRRLSRVYDLGAADAALPEIAAHLSSMAALGLIRLAS, from the coding sequence TTGACGGTCGACCAACAATATCGCCGGGAAGGGAAAGGGAACATCCTGTCCCGCGTCCTTGACGACATGGTGCTGCTCTATCACCGTCCCTCCGGCCAGACGCATATGGTCATCAGCCCCGTGCCGGAAATATTGGAGGCGCTGGAGGATGGCGATCCGGCTTCGGCGCGGGATGTGCTTCGACGCCTTTCACGAGTTTACGATCTGGGAGCGGCCGACGCCGCGCTGCCGGAAATCGCGGCGCATCTGAGCAGCATGGCCGCGTTGGGCTTGATCCGCCTCGCTTCATGA